The Neobacillus sp. PS3-34 genome has a window encoding:
- a CDS encoding YjcZ family sporulation protein encodes MYGCYGGCGYGYPVVGGVGCGRGFALIVVLFILLIIVGCACWC; translated from the coding sequence ATGTATGGTTGTTACGGTGGATGCGGTTATGGTTATCCTGTTGTCGGAGGAGTTGGCTGCGGAAGAGGATTTGCCTTAATCGTTGTTTTATTCATATTGCTGATAATTGTCGGCTGTGCCTGCTGGTGCTGA
- a CDS encoding DMT family transporter translates to MIDCNWADHNACASARVRFCVRASFSYRAVYGRGRLGSGIAYLLYYFLVQKGSPEFASLVTYLVPVSAILWGALLLNESIHLTMIIGLIAIFAGVYISSLKMTSKPKKKAAA, encoded by the coding sequence ATTATCGACTGTAATTGGGCTGATCATAATGCTTGTGCAAGCGCCAGAGTCCGTTTCTGCGTTCGTGCATCTTTCTCTTATCGGGCCGTTTATGGGCGTGGGCGCCTAGGTTCAGGAATCGCCTATCTCCTATATTATTTTCTCGTACAAAAGGGAAGCCCGGAGTTTGCTTCACTAGTTACATATCTTGTCCCAGTTTCGGCTATTTTATGGGGAGCATTGCTTTTGAATGAATCCATTCATTTAACAATGATCATTGGTCTAATTGCCATTTTTGCTGGTGTTTATATTTCTTCTCTTAAAATGACCTCGAAGCCTAAGAAAAAGGCAGCAGCATAA